CATACTCTTTTATTTTTTTAATCATTCCAATAACTCCGCTTTGTCTATTTGGAGTTATAACTTCGCTTAGTCCTAGATCTTTTACTATATCCATATCAACATTTTTTAGCTCTTCTATTGTAGAGTTTGAGAAAATCTCTAAAATAATATAAACTAAACCTTTTACGATTATCGCATCACTAGTGCCTTTAAAAATTAGTTTGTCATCTTTTTTTTCACAAATCAACCAAACCTGTGAAGTGCATCCATGTACTAAATTTTCAGGAATTTGGTTTTTTTCATCAAAAGCTGGTAGTTTTTTCCCTAAATCAATAATATATTCATATTTTGCCAACTCTTCATCAAAAAAATCTAAATCCTCTTTTATATTCTCTAATCTTTTTTCTATACTCATTTTTTAACCCTTCAACATACTTAATGCTTTTTTTAGTGCAACAATAAGCTTATCTATATCTTCAAAATCATTGTAAAATGCAAGGCTTACTCTAATTGTTCCTTTTATCCCAAGTTTTTTCATAATTGGTTGAGCACAATGATGACCAACTCTAAGCGCAACTTTTAATTTATCAAGAAGTATTGAAATATCATCATGCATAATACCTTTGAAGTTAAAGCTTCTAGTTCCACTACAATCTTTTAAATCGTTATAAAAAATTATATCAGGAAGTTTTTTTAACTCACTATCAAGATACTCTAAAAGCTCTTTTTTTCTACTTTGTATTGTTTCATATCCAATATTTTCAATATATTTTAAAGCCTCTTTAAAAGCAATCACACCAGCAATATTTTGTGTTCCCGCTTCAAATTTATAAGGTGAGTTCAAAAAAGTAGTTCCCTCTTTAAAATCAACACTATTTATAACTGCTCCACCTGTTTGATAAGGTCTAACACTTTCAAAAAACTTCTCTTTTATATAAATAGCTCCAACTCCTGTTGGACCAAAAGTTTTATGTCCTGAGATTGCAAAAAAGTCACAATCAAGCTCTTGTACATCTATTTTAAAGCTACTTAAACTTTGAGCTCCATCAATCATTACTACACAACCATAATTATGAGCCATAGAGATTATTTTTTTAATATCATGAACTTTACCAAAAGCATTTGTTACATGAGCAACACTTACAAAAGAGTTTGGATTCTTTTTCAAAATCTCTTCAAAATCTTCAAAATCAAAATCTAAGTTTTCGTTACATTTTACAACTTCAAGACCAGAGTTTAAAAATCTTCCTTGCATATGCCAAGGTACAATATTTGCATGATGCTCTAAGCTTGAGATAATAACTGTTTTAAACATATATGCAAAAGATAAAGCTATGAAATTTATACTTTCAGTTACACCTTTTGTAAAAATTATCTCCTCTTTTTTATTTGCATTTATAAATTTTTGTAAAACTTCTCTTGTATTTTCGAACTCAGTTGTGGCATGAGAAGCATCTCCAAAACCACTTCTATGAGTGTTTGAACAGTATTTTGTATAGTATTCAACTGTTGCATCAATTACACTTTGTGGTTTTTGAGTTGTAGCTCCACTATCCAAATATACACTGTTTGAATTTGTAAAGTATGGAAAATCTTTTTTATACATCTTATATAAAACTCTCTTTTTTGTACTCTTCTAAGAACTCTTTTATCTTTTCATCTTTTATACTATTTTTTATTGAGTTTTCAAAAGCTTCAAGTAGCATCTCATATGATTTCTCTTTGCTTATACCTCTTGCTTGAAGATATAAAAGCTGCTCTTTATTTAAAGTTCCTGTTGTTGTTCCATGGCTAGCTTCAAGTTCATCTATAAATATTTCAAGAAATGGTTGA
Above is a genomic segment from Aliarcobacter cryaerophilus containing:
- a CDS encoding SufE family protein, encoding MSIEKRLENIKEDLDFFDEELAKYEYIIDLGKKLPAFDEKNQIPENLVHGCTSQVWLICEKKDDKLIFKGTSDAIIVKGLVYIILEIFSNSTIEELKNVDMDIVKDLGLSEVITPNRQSGVIGMIKKIKEYALKA
- a CDS encoding aminotransferase class V-fold PLP-dependent enzyme — protein: MYKKDFPYFTNSNSVYLDSGATTQKPQSVIDATVEYYTKYCSNTHRSGFGDASHATTEFENTREVLQKFINANKKEEIIFTKGVTESINFIALSFAYMFKTVIISSLEHHANIVPWHMQGRFLNSGLEVVKCNENLDFDFEDFEEILKKNPNSFVSVAHVTNAFGKVHDIKKIISMAHNYGCVVMIDGAQSLSSFKIDVQELDCDFFAISGHKTFGPTGVGAIYIKEKFFESVRPYQTGGAVINSVDFKEGTTFLNSPYKFEAGTQNIAGVIAFKEALKYIENIGYETIQSRKKELLEYLDSELKKLPDIIFYNDLKDCSGTRSFNFKGIMHDDISILLDKLKVALRVGHHCAQPIMKKLGIKGTIRVSLAFYNDFEDIDKLIVALKKALSMLKG